A window of Bacteroidota bacterium contains these coding sequences:
- a CDS encoding NAD(P)/FAD-dependent oxidoreductase: MPGKKIALIIGAGPAGLTVAYELLQRTEIKPIIIELTDGVGGICKTVNYKGNRIDIGGHRFFSKSDRVMNWWLNILPLEKLNDAHATIAYHNKSREISATIFAPDPEKEDKVMLLRKRSSRIYFLRKFFDYPITLSPKTLAQLGLVRVLKIGAGYLKSILFPIKPEKNLEDFFINRFGKELYLTFFRSYTEKVWGRSCTDISAEWGHQRIKGLSVSRSIGHFLKSILSSESDIRQKETETSLIQQFLYPKYGPGQLWDEAAAQVKSRGGELLLNHTITKISTSGNRVASVVIKDLLTNITTELKTDHLFSTMPVKELVKMVNPAASPEISRAAEGLHYRDFITVGLLVKKLNTANPSLKDKLADNWIYIQEPDVKLGRLQVFNNWSPYMVADRNSYWLGLEYFCNEGDPLWQMDDKEMYAFAIEELCKIGIIKKEDVQDGTVIRMPKAYPAYFGTYPDFDVIRKFTDGFENLFLIGRNGMHKYNNQDHSMLTAMVAVDNIVGDITSKENIWAVNTEEDYHEEK; this comes from the coding sequence ATGCCCGGAAAGAAAATAGCTCTGATTATCGGTGCCGGTCCGGCCGGTTTAACTGTCGCGTATGAGCTATTGCAACGCACGGAGATAAAACCCATTATCATTGAATTGACAGATGGTGTAGGAGGTATATGCAAAACGGTCAATTACAAAGGAAACCGAATAGATATAGGCGGCCATCGTTTTTTTTCCAAGTCCGACAGGGTTATGAACTGGTGGCTGAATATTTTGCCGCTTGAAAAACTTAATGATGCGCACGCAACAATAGCCTATCATAATAAAAGCCGGGAAATATCGGCTACTATTTTCGCACCCGATCCGGAAAAAGAAGATAAAGTGATGCTGTTGCGCAAACGCAGCTCCCGCATTTATTTTCTGCGAAAGTTTTTTGATTACCCGATTACTTTGTCGCCAAAAACTCTTGCCCAGCTTGGTTTAGTAAGAGTGCTTAAGATCGGAGCCGGTTATTTAAAAAGTATTTTGTTTCCGATAAAGCCAGAAAAGAACCTCGAAGATTTTTTTATTAATCGTTTCGGAAAAGAGTTATACCTTACTTTTTTCAGATCATATACCGAAAAGGTCTGGGGTCGTTCCTGTACTGATATCAGTGCTGAATGGGGACATCAGCGCATAAAGGGATTATCAGTATCCAGATCAATTGGGCACTTTCTGAAAAGCATACTCTCCTCTGAAAGTGATATCCGCCAAAAAGAAACAGAGACCTCACTCATCCAGCAATTTTTGTATCCTAAATATGGTCCCGGACAATTGTGGGATGAAGCAGCGGCACAGGTGAAGAGTAGGGGAGGAGAACTTTTGCTGAATCATACGATCACTAAAATCTCAACATCTGGCAACCGGGTTGCATCCGTTGTTATTAAAGATCTTTTGACCAATATAACTACTGAACTAAAAACAGATCATTTGTTCTCAACAATGCCAGTGAAAGAGCTGGTTAAAATGGTAAACCCTGCTGCTTCTCCTGAGATCAGCAGAGCTGCTGAGGGATTGCATTACCGCGACTTTATTACTGTGGGCTTGCTTGTAAAAAAATTAAATACGGCCAACCCTTCATTAAAAGATAAACTGGCCGATAACTGGATATATATACAGGAGCCTGATGTTAAGTTGGGACGATTGCAGGTGTTCAATAACTGGAGTCCTTATATGGTTGCGGATAGGAACAGCTATTGGCTGGGCCTCGAATATTTTTGTAATGAAGGGGATCCGCTTTGGCAAATGGATGATAAAGAAATGTATGCATTCGCCATTGAGGAATTGTGTAAAATCGGGATCATTAAAAAGGAGGATGTGCAGGATGGAACTGTGATACGCATGCCAAAAGCATATCCGGCTTATTTCGGCACCTATCCTGATTTTGATGTGATCCGTAAATTTACGGATGGGTTTGAAAATCTCTTCCTTATTGGGCGCAATGGCATGCACAAATACAACAACCAGGATCACTCTATGCTTACCGCTATGGTGGCCGTTGATAATATAGTTGGTGACATCACATCAAAGGAAAATATCTGGGCGGTGAATACGGAAGAAGATTATCATGAAGAGAAATAG